The Misgurnus anguillicaudatus chromosome 15, ASM2758022v2, whole genome shotgun sequence genome has a window encoding:
- the LOC129419415 gene encoding extracellular calcium-sensing receptor-like translates to MLIVLCTLIIHHTMAENAICQLMEDPRHPLLSKNGDITIGGLFAVRSIETFPSLEFTQKPQPLSCSSVNLRDFRMAQTMIFTIEEINRSETFLPNISIGYRIFDTCASRLSAMSATMALMNGQMFTAGDRCNGQSHIHAIIGESESSATVILSRTTGPFKIPVISHSATCECLSNRRDYPSFFRTIASDYHQSRALAYLVKHFGWTWVGAVNSDNDYGNSGMAIFLNTAQEEGICVEYSEKFYRTEPEKLLKVVNIIKQSTAKVIVAFLTSLEMENLLEQLSIQNITGLQMIGVEAWVTANSLITTKSFHVLGGSLGFAVRKLDIDGFSDYVIKAFWDTALQCSEGDGNSSQDKGNCSRYQDLLVLKNYNEDVPEQRYSSNVYKAVYAVAHALHSLLKCKEQKGCEKSLTIQPQQVVEALKKVNFTVKFGDNVWFDTTGAAVAQYEVVNWQQDSDGSIQFKAVGYYDASLPPDQRFVLNTENIIWAGGQLEKPKSVCSESCPPGTRKAAQKGRPVCCYDCITCADGEISNETDSNNCQQCPGEYWSNTENTECVLKAVEFLSFTEVMGIVLVFFSLFGVGITVLVAILFYSKKDTPIVKANNSELSFLLLFSLILCFLCSLTFIGRPTEWSCMLRHTAFGITFVLCISCVLGKTIVVLMAFKATLPGSNVMKWFGPAQQRLSVFAFTLIQVLICVLWLTIYPPFPYKNIKYYKEKIILECSLGSTIGFSAGLGYIGFLAVLCFILAFLARTLPDNFNEAKFITFSMLIFCAVWITFIPAYVSSPGKFTVAVEIFAILASSFGLLFCIFAPKCYIILFKPEQNTKQHMMGKTQTKSF, encoded by the exons ATGCTAATCGTTCTTTGCACGCTTATCATCCATCACACAATGGCGGAAAATGCCATTTGTCAGTTGATGGAAGACCCCAGGCACCCACTGCTGTCTAAGAATGGGGACATAACTATTGGAGGGCTTTTTGCAGTCAGAAGTATAGAAACCTTTCCTTCACTGGAGTTTACCCAAAAACCTCAGCCTCTGTCATGCTCCAG tgtgaatCTAAGGGATTTTCGGATGGCACAAACTATGATTTTTACTATTGAGGAGATTAACAGAAGTGAAACTTTCCTCCCAAACATTTCAATTGGCTATAGAATCTTTGACACTTGTGCTTCAAGACTGTCTGCTATGAGTGCAACTATGGCATTGATGAATGGTCAGATGTTTACAGCAGGAGACAGATGCAATGGTCAATCTCATATACATGCTATTATAGGGGAATCAGAGTCCTCTGCCACAGTGATTTTGTCCAGAACCACAGGACCTTTCAAAATTCCTGTG ATAAGTCACTCAGCCACATGTGAGTGTCTTAGTAATAGGAGAGATTACCCTTCATTCTTCAGAACTATTGCTAGTGATTATCACCAGAGCAGAGCACTTGCATATTTAGTCAAACACTTTGGCTGGACTTGGGTTGGAGCTGTGAACAGTGACAATGATTATGGAAACAGTGGAATGGCCATATTTCTGAATACAGCACAGGAGGAGGGGATTTGTGTCGAGTACTCTGAGAAATTTTACAGAACAGAGCCTGAAAAACTCCTAAAAGTTGTAAACATCATAAAACAAAGCACTGCAAAAGTCATTGTTGCATTTCTTACCAGTTTAGAGATGGAAAATCTACTTGAGCAGCTAAGCATACAGAACATTACAGGCCTCCAAATGATTGGTGTAGAGGCATGGGTAACAGCAAATAGTTTGATCACAACAAAGAGTTTTCATGTGCTGGGAGGATCACTGGGGTTTGCAGTGAGAAAACTTGATATTGATGGGTTTTCAGATTATGTTATAAAAGCATTTTGGGACACAGCTCTTCAATGCTCAGAGGGAGATGGGAATTCATCTCAAGATAAAGGAAACTGCAGCAGATACCAAGATTTACTTGTGctaaaaaattataatgaaGATGTGCCTGAGCAACGATATTCAAGTAATGTCTATAAAGCAGTGTATGCTGTGGCTCATGCACTACACAGTCTGCTAAAGTGCAAAGAACAAAAAGGTTGTGAGAAAAGCCTGACAATACAACCACAGCAG GTGGTTGAAGCTCTGAAAAAGGTCAATTTTACAGTAAAGTTTGGAGATAATGTATGGTTTGATACCACTGGTGCTGCAGTAGCCCAGTATGAAGTTGTGAACTGGCAGCAGGACTCAGATGGATCAATCCAGTTTAAAGCAGTGGGTTACTATGATGCCTCACTGCCCCCTGATCAGCGCTTTGTACTTAACACTGAAAACATAATCTGGGCTGGAGGACAGCTGGAG aaGCCAAAGTCTGTGTGCAGTGAGAGTTGTCCTCCAGGCACTAGGAAGGCCGCACAGAAAGGAAGACCTGTCTGCTGTTATGACTGTATTACATGTGCAGATGGAGAAATCAGTAATGAGACAG ATTCAAATAACTGCCAGCAGTGTCCAGGGGAATACTGGTCTAATACTGAGAACACTGAATGTGTGTTAAAGGCTGTAGAGTTTCTGTCATTCACAGAAGTTATGGGTATAGTGTTAGTCTTTTTCTCTCTGTTTGGAGTAGGAATAACTGTACTGGTGGCCATCCTGTTTTACAGTAAGAAGGACACTCCCATAGTAAAAGCCAACAACTCAGAGCTGAGCTTCCTGTTGCTCTTTTCATTGATTCTGTGTTTTCTCTGTTCACTTACTTTCATTGGTCGCCCCACTGAGTGGTCCTGTATGTTGCGTCACACAGCATTTGGGATCACTTTTGTCCTCTGTATCTCCTGTGTTCTGGGGAAAACAATAGTGGTGTTAATGGCATTCAAGGCCACACTTCCAGGAAGTAATGTCATGAAATGGTTTGGGCCTGCACAACAGAGACTCAGCGTTTTTGCCTTTACACTTATACAAGTTCTTATCTGTGTGCTTTGGCTTACAATATATCCTCCTTTTccctataaaaatataaaatattataaggAGAAAATCATTCTTGAATGCAGTCTGGGTTCTACTATAGGTTTCTCTGCTGGTTTGGGTTATATTGGCTTCCTGGCTGTCTTGTGCTTCATTTTGGCTTTTCTGGCTCGGACGCTGCCTGATAACTTCAATGAAGCTAAATTCATCACATTCAGTATGCTCATATTCTGTGCTGTATGGATCACATTTATCCCAGCTTATGTCAGCTCTCCTGGAAAATTTACTGTAGCTGTGGAAATATTTGCCATTTTAGCGTCAAGCTTTGGTTTACTATTCTGCATATTTGCACCTAAATGTTACATCATCCTGTTTAAGCCTgaacaaaatacaaaacaacataTGATGGGAAAAACACAAACTAAGTCCTTCTGA